One genomic window of Antricoccus suffuscus includes the following:
- a CDS encoding ABC-F family ATP-binding cassette domain-containing protein has translation MANQVNLDSVTVQYDVTPVLDAVSVGIADGDRIGVVGLNGSGKSTLLGVISGRSTPDSGRVSMRGGLHIAFVGQSDDFDDGTTIRELVVPGSSHDAEHDWASDPRVRKVVEGLGLLGLGLDTAVGSLSGGERRRVGLAAALVSDVDLLILDEPTNHLDIEGVGWLADYLAGFSGAVVVVTHDRWFLDVVCNRTWEVTDSKINMYDGGYADWVFARAERNRVADVTEERRRNLARKELAWLRRGPPARTSKPRFRIEAANALIEDVPPPRDRVSLVATATSRLGRTVVDLKDATVSFDSGTSYERVILDRLTWHLAPGGRYGILGPNGAGKTTLLRTMLGDQDLTSGFREIGKTVRVGHLSQSLAELDPGQRMIEAVSELATLIRIGDKDLTAGQLLERFGFAASTHKRFVRDLSGGQRRRLQMVRTLMRQPNVLILDEPTNDLDVDTLSALEDLLDEWPGTLVVVSHDRFLLERVCDDLYAVLGDGKLTHLVGGVAEYLTRRARHPITTGRVLADARAQDAEDARPDADSSGEISAAERRTARKTASRIERQMATLDKKEAGLHDQLAEHASDFEKLGPLQGQLREIHRQREELELEWFAAVELAEE, from the coding sequence GTGGCAAACCAGGTAAATCTCGATTCGGTTACCGTCCAGTACGACGTCACGCCGGTGCTGGACGCGGTGTCCGTGGGTATCGCCGACGGCGACCGGATAGGCGTCGTCGGTCTCAACGGCTCCGGCAAGTCGACCCTGCTCGGAGTCATCTCCGGTAGGAGTACGCCGGACTCGGGCCGGGTGTCGATGCGGGGTGGCCTGCACATCGCGTTTGTCGGACAGTCTGATGACTTCGACGACGGTACGACGATCCGCGAGCTCGTCGTGCCGGGTTCGTCCCATGACGCCGAGCACGACTGGGCCAGCGATCCGCGCGTCCGGAAGGTGGTGGAGGGCCTCGGACTGCTCGGTCTCGGCCTCGACACCGCGGTTGGCAGCCTGTCCGGTGGCGAGCGGCGACGGGTCGGCCTGGCCGCGGCACTTGTCAGCGACGTCGATCTGCTGATCCTCGATGAGCCGACCAACCACCTCGACATCGAAGGCGTGGGCTGGCTCGCCGACTATCTGGCCGGGTTTTCCGGCGCAGTGGTGGTCGTGACGCACGACCGGTGGTTCCTCGACGTGGTGTGCAACCGCACCTGGGAGGTCACGGACTCGAAGATCAACATGTACGACGGTGGCTACGCCGACTGGGTATTCGCCCGCGCCGAGCGCAACAGGGTCGCGGACGTCACCGAAGAGCGGCGCCGCAACCTCGCCCGCAAGGAGCTAGCCTGGCTGCGTCGCGGACCGCCCGCACGCACGTCGAAGCCGCGGTTCCGGATCGAGGCGGCCAACGCACTGATCGAGGATGTTCCGCCACCACGCGACCGGGTTTCGCTCGTCGCGACCGCGACCTCCCGATTGGGCCGCACCGTGGTCGACCTTAAGGACGCCACGGTCTCCTTTGACTCCGGTACGTCGTACGAACGCGTCATCCTCGACCGGCTCACCTGGCATCTGGCACCCGGCGGGCGGTACGGGATCCTCGGCCCAAACGGGGCCGGCAAGACGACGCTTCTGCGCACGATGCTCGGCGATCAGGATCTGACCAGCGGCTTTCGCGAGATCGGTAAGACCGTGCGGGTGGGGCATCTGAGTCAGAGCCTTGCCGAGCTCGACCCCGGTCAGCGGATGATCGAGGCGGTGTCGGAGCTCGCGACATTGATCCGGATCGGCGATAAGGACCTGACGGCCGGACAGTTGCTGGAGCGGTTCGGTTTTGCCGCCTCGACGCACAAGCGATTTGTACGCGACCTTTCCGGTGGGCAGCGGCGGCGCTTGCAGATGGTCCGCACGCTCATGCGCCAACCCAACGTGCTAATCCTTGACGAGCCGACCAACGACCTGGATGTCGACACCCTCAGCGCGCTCGAGGACTTGCTCGACGAATGGCCTGGCACCCTGGTCGTCGTCTCGCACGACCGGTTTCTGCTCGAGCGGGTGTGTGACGACCTGTACGCCGTACTCGGTGACGGCAAGCTGACCCACCTTGTCGGTGGGGTTGCCGAGTACCTCACCCGGCGCGCCCGGCATCCGATCACCACCGGGCGGGTGCTGGCCGACGCGCGCGCACAGGATGCCGAGGACGCACGGCCGGACGCTGACTCGTCGGGTGAGATAAGCGCCGCGGAGCGTCGTACCGCGCGCAAGACCGCCTCCCGTATCGAGCGTCAGATGGCGACTCTGGACAAGAAAGAAGCCGGCCTGCACGATCAACTGGCCGAGCACGCAAGCGACTTCGAGAAGCTCGGGCCGCTGCAAGGGCAGTTGCGTGAGATCCATAGGCAGCGCGAAGAGCTCGAGCTGGAGTGGTTCGCGGCGGTCGAACTCGCGGAGGAGTGA
- a CDS encoding cation:proton antiporter — translation MHVAALVFIDIAIIIAAARLFARIARAVGQPPVVGEIVAGIALGPSLLGLLPGDLDDVLFPARVLPYLEILAQLGLVLFMFIVGLELDMALIRGRERVAGTISLASVALPFGLAALLAVVLYPHHKVVNGEEIELYAMTLFLGVAMAITAFPVLARILTDRGMHRTPIGVLALACAAIDDILAWTLLALVVALVQGNGPTDVIRIVALTVVFAAFMFGLVRPLLVKLLDRHRAAGRLTPDILAVVLVGVMASAFITDIIGIHAIFGAFIFGAVMPRKNAEQLTREILERLEQVSVLLLLPLFFVVTGLSTNVGGISLSGLWQLGLILLVAIGGKFFGAYAAARAMKVSGRQAAAIGTLMNTRGLTELVILQIGRELGVLDNELFTLLVLMALITTIVTGPMLRAVYPDRMIQRDIDAAERALLGVDDSYRVLVVVDAPARADRIAAVGAALIGTGRPGKVVLTRFVRRATSVVELGAGIAPDLSQMAATMDDLNALASRVREAGARTGVLCRFSVDPWSDLVAQAAVADAAIVVVDTDWYAGVAPNGGYRGTDHDFSLAVVDLGSTTPLGDAVLVHVAAGADGRSAVMMASAAAISRQSELLLSIPDGGRAAKRYIAALAPLAAVGVRYRLVEDVASAAATSGLVFHSGDGSTVGPEADTAARPPTITVSAGQSDADAELSEALGKLVPASPPAS, via the coding sequence ATGCACGTTGCTGCACTCGTGTTCATCGATATAGCCATCATCATCGCGGCGGCGCGGCTGTTCGCGAGGATCGCCAGAGCGGTAGGTCAGCCGCCGGTCGTCGGCGAGATCGTGGCGGGAATCGCGCTGGGCCCAAGCCTTCTCGGTCTTCTTCCAGGGGATCTCGACGACGTTCTGTTTCCGGCGAGAGTCCTTCCATATCTAGAGATTCTCGCCCAACTCGGTCTTGTGCTGTTCATGTTCATTGTCGGTCTCGAGCTGGACATGGCACTAATCCGCGGACGCGAGAGGGTCGCCGGAACGATTTCGTTGGCCTCAGTGGCGTTGCCCTTCGGGCTCGCAGCGTTACTTGCCGTGGTGCTGTATCCGCATCACAAGGTCGTCAACGGCGAGGAGATCGAGTTATACGCCATGACTCTGTTCCTCGGTGTCGCAATGGCGATCACCGCTTTTCCCGTTCTGGCGCGCATTCTCACCGATCGAGGAATGCACCGCACACCAATCGGCGTACTCGCCCTTGCGTGTGCTGCCATCGACGACATCCTCGCGTGGACCCTCCTCGCGCTCGTCGTGGCGCTGGTCCAAGGCAACGGGCCTACCGATGTCATCCGGATCGTTGCACTGACGGTGGTCTTCGCCGCCTTCATGTTCGGCCTCGTCCGACCGTTGCTCGTCAAACTGCTTGACCGGCATCGAGCGGCCGGTCGACTGACTCCTGACATCCTCGCCGTCGTACTCGTCGGCGTCATGGCATCGGCGTTCATCACCGACATCATCGGTATACATGCCATTTTCGGCGCGTTCATTTTCGGTGCGGTCATGCCGCGCAAGAACGCCGAGCAGCTTACGCGCGAGATCCTGGAACGACTCGAGCAAGTCAGCGTCCTTCTGCTGCTGCCACTGTTCTTCGTCGTCACCGGTCTGAGCACCAACGTCGGCGGGATCTCGCTGTCCGGTCTGTGGCAGCTCGGGTTGATCCTGCTGGTCGCAATTGGCGGCAAGTTCTTCGGCGCGTATGCCGCCGCGCGCGCCATGAAAGTCTCCGGTAGACAGGCGGCCGCGATCGGCACTCTCATGAACACTCGCGGGCTGACGGAGCTCGTCATCCTGCAGATCGGTCGCGAGCTGGGAGTCCTCGACAACGAGCTGTTCACGCTGCTGGTCCTGATGGCTCTGATTACCACGATCGTCACCGGACCGATGCTGCGGGCGGTGTATCCCGACCGCATGATCCAACGGGACATCGATGCCGCAGAACGTGCACTACTCGGAGTCGACGATTCGTATCGGGTCCTTGTCGTGGTGGATGCTCCGGCTCGCGCGGACCGGATCGCTGCGGTGGGCGCGGCCCTGATCGGGACGGGCCGGCCTGGGAAGGTGGTGCTCACGCGTTTCGTCCGCCGGGCCACGTCAGTGGTGGAGCTAGGGGCTGGCATCGCGCCGGACTTGTCCCAGATGGCCGCCACGATGGACGACCTCAACGCGCTGGCCAGCCGTGTCCGGGAGGCCGGTGCGAGGACCGGCGTGCTGTGCCGGTTCTCCGTCGATCCGTGGAGCGACCTCGTCGCTCAAGCAGCCGTGGCCGACGCGGCGATTGTCGTGGTGGACACCGACTGGTACGCAGGCGTTGCCCCAAACGGCGGGTACCGCGGGACAGACCATGACTTCAGTCTTGCTGTTGTGGATCTTGGCTCGACGACACCACTGGGGGATGCCGTGCTCGTGCACGTCGCTGCCGGCGCTGACGGTCGCAGCGCCGTGATGATGGCGTCGGCGGCCGCGATCTCGCGCCAGAGCGAGCTGCTGCTGTCCATTCCTGATGGGGGTCGCGCTGCGAAGCGCTATATCGCGGCGCTAGCGCCGTTGGCGGCCGTAGGTGTGCGCTATCGCCTTGTTGAGGACGTGGCATCGGCAGCGGCGACGAGTGGACTGGTATTCCACAGTGGCGACGGGTCCACCGTGGGCCCAGAGGCCGACACCGCGGCTCGACCACCGACGATCACGGTGTCGGCCGGTCAGAGCGATGCCGACGCCGAACTGAGCGAGGCGCTGGGCAAACTGGTCCCAGCAAGCCCTCCAGCCTCCTGA
- a CDS encoding serine/threonine-protein kinase, whose product MSLQDVPGQQLPRLADFEVVRLIGDGNHGRFYLARPPARLGIGDEYVAVKIFAGECTEDDYRRGARELRAFAAVESPYLATVYDAVLEDSFLYAMEYFSLGSLASPARPLERSEILRALEHAARAVDALHEAGLAHGDIKPANVMLTDSGAKLSDLGLARVFNEGAAMTGMAPETSVEYVDPTLLLGDPPSRATDLWGLGATMHRSLSGAGLYGEIPKHQPLLAIRKVQSTPPAIDSSLTDGERAIVARCLAPLGERYETAGELADAIGMLRA is encoded by the coding sequence ATGTCGCTTCAGGATGTGCCCGGACAACAACTGCCGCGACTTGCCGACTTCGAGGTCGTACGGCTCATCGGCGACGGCAACCACGGACGGTTCTATCTGGCTAGGCCGCCGGCCAGGCTCGGCATTGGCGACGAGTACGTCGCTGTCAAGATCTTCGCCGGAGAGTGCACCGAGGACGACTATCGTCGTGGTGCGCGCGAGCTTCGCGCCTTCGCCGCGGTGGAATCGCCGTACCTCGCCACCGTGTACGACGCCGTACTCGAGGACAGTTTTCTTTACGCGATGGAGTACTTCTCGTTGGGCTCGTTGGCCTCCCCGGCCCGCCCGTTAGAGCGTTCTGAGATCCTCCGCGCCCTCGAGCATGCGGCGCGGGCGGTCGATGCTCTGCACGAGGCGGGGCTCGCCCACGGGGATATCAAACCGGCCAACGTGATGCTCACCGACAGCGGCGCGAAGCTCTCCGACCTCGGCCTGGCGCGAGTGTTCAATGAGGGCGCCGCCATGACCGGCATGGCTCCGGAGACGTCGGTCGAGTACGTCGATCCGACCCTCCTTCTTGGAGATCCGCCGTCACGGGCGACCGACCTATGGGGGCTTGGCGCGACAATGCATCGCAGCCTGTCCGGTGCCGGGCTCTACGGCGAGATTCCCAAGCACCAGCCGTTGTTGGCGATCCGCAAGGTTCAATCGACGCCTCCCGCAATCGACAGCTCGCTGACCGATGGCGAACGCGCGATCGTCGCACGCTGCCTCGCCCCTCTCGGCGAACGCTACGAGACCGCAGGTGAGCTAGCGGACGCGATCGGCATGTTGCGCGCCTGA
- a CDS encoding FHA domain-containing protein: MSENFDDIRAVVHAGSDLIARLPGLVAFIKIDHDTDQPSVNELLELIRTASGTAPQAPGSGVARQLSTWLGRADSAPDFGTVAATADGIALFLHGNVAVTRIPAGGGPGTTISGREAAFAVDRMLPSRTDALLLAGGDLDLSSVTTPMPGIPDWASFQAGITAGGAVTIGPPAPSSLPAPRESAPSSPPTPPKLSERIAGGRPVEPREPLPVAAPRAQQSQRERQAEADEGVKSRPGAYVRGFKCSRNHLNDPRVSFCAVCGIRMDQLTGVLVHERRPPLGLLVLDAGSTFVLDDNYILGRSPEVSTEVQSGHHRPIRVDDTSGALSRVHAEIRLEEWDVQLIDRGSANGTFVAGPEQKGWTRLAPRQTFVLSPGTQVRIGRRTFTFESSAARF; encoded by the coding sequence GTGAGCGAGAACTTTGACGATATCCGCGCGGTGGTGCACGCAGGTAGCGACCTCATTGCCCGCCTGCCCGGCCTCGTCGCGTTCATCAAGATTGACCACGACACCGATCAGCCGAGTGTGAACGAGCTGCTGGAGTTAATTCGCACCGCATCCGGAACCGCGCCGCAGGCGCCAGGATCGGGCGTGGCTCGACAACTCTCGACCTGGCTGGGACGCGCTGACTCCGCCCCGGACTTCGGAACCGTGGCCGCGACCGCGGACGGTATCGCGCTTTTCCTGCATGGCAACGTCGCGGTCACCCGCATCCCTGCGGGCGGCGGACCCGGCACGACGATTAGCGGCCGCGAGGCCGCCTTCGCAGTCGACCGGATGCTGCCGTCACGGACCGACGCGCTGCTTTTGGCAGGCGGCGACCTCGACCTCAGCAGCGTGACGACGCCGATGCCGGGTATCCCCGACTGGGCTAGCTTCCAAGCCGGGATCACCGCCGGCGGCGCGGTGACCATTGGTCCGCCTGCGCCGTCCTCATTGCCAGCACCGCGCGAATCCGCGCCGTCGTCACCACCGACACCTCCGAAGCTCTCCGAACGGATCGCGGGCGGGCGTCCGGTCGAACCGCGTGAACCATTACCTGTCGCCGCGCCGCGGGCGCAGCAGAGTCAACGAGAGCGACAGGCCGAGGCGGACGAGGGAGTCAAATCACGACCCGGGGCATACGTCCGAGGCTTCAAGTGCTCGCGAAACCACCTCAACGATCCGCGAGTGTCCTTCTGCGCGGTGTGCGGCATCCGCATGGACCAGCTCACCGGGGTGCTGGTGCACGAACGGCGCCCACCCCTTGGGCTGCTCGTCCTCGACGCCGGATCGACATTCGTACTCGACGACAACTACATCCTCGGTCGCAGTCCGGAGGTCTCCACCGAAGTGCAGTCGGGTCATCACCGGCCGATCCGGGTGGATGACACCAGCGGGGCGCTGTCGCGGGTCCACGCCGAGATTCGACTGGAGGAGTGGGACGTTCAGCTGATCGACCGCGGTTCGGCGAATGGGACCTTCGTAGCAGGACCGGAACAGAAAGGCTGGACCCGCCTGGCGCCGCGCCAGACGTTCGTGCTGAGCCCGGGCACCCAGGTACGAATCGGCCGGCGCACCTTCACCTTCGAGTCCTCCGCAGCCCGGTTCTAA
- a CDS encoding enoyl-CoA hydratase-related protein: MTDLADAPVAATPADTASAEAPQFEHIRVERADQVITITMDRARRRNSLSEDHMRELIRGFEYAGTTDARVVVLAGDGPVFSSGHDFADLQGRDLHEVRRLLSVCTELMQTIQMTPQVVIARIHGLATAGGCQLAASCDLAIAVESAGFALPGGKGGWFCHTPSVGVSRNISRKHLMELALTGDTIDAKTAEAWGLINYAVPDDKLDEAIADMVTRLSGGSRTAKALGKQAIYNQLDRPERDAYTYAIEVMASASQTDHAQEGINAFVEKRKPVWPR; the protein is encoded by the coding sequence ATGACTGATCTTGCCGATGCACCTGTAGCCGCCACCCCCGCTGATACCGCCTCCGCCGAGGCTCCGCAGTTCGAGCACATCCGGGTCGAACGCGCCGATCAGGTCATCACGATCACCATGGATCGCGCGCGCCGCCGCAACTCGCTGTCCGAGGATCACATGCGTGAGCTGATCCGCGGGTTCGAGTACGCCGGTACCACCGACGCGCGGGTCGTCGTGCTCGCCGGCGACGGCCCGGTCTTCTCCTCCGGTCACGACTTCGCCGATCTCCAGGGCCGTGACTTGCATGAGGTACGCCGGCTGCTCAGTGTGTGCACCGAGCTCATGCAGACGATCCAGATGACGCCTCAGGTCGTCATCGCGCGAATCCACGGACTGGCTACGGCCGGTGGCTGCCAGCTCGCCGCCTCATGCGACCTAGCGATCGCGGTCGAGTCCGCCGGCTTCGCGCTGCCCGGCGGCAAGGGTGGATGGTTCTGCCACACACCATCAGTCGGCGTATCGCGCAATATCAGCCGCAAGCACCTCATGGAACTGGCGCTGACCGGTGACACGATCGACGCCAAGACCGCCGAGGCATGGGGCCTGATCAACTACGCCGTACCGGACGACAAGCTCGACGAGGCGATCGCCGACATGGTCACTCGCCTCTCCGGCGGAAGCCGCACGGCCAAGGCCCTCGGCAAGCAGGCGATCTATAACCAGCTCGATCGTCCCGAGCGCGATGCCTACACCTACGCGATCGAGGTCATGGCCTCAGCGTCGCAGACCGATCATGCGCAAGAGGGCATCAACGCGTTCGTCGAGAAGCGCAAGCCTGTCTGGCCGCGCTAG
- a CDS encoding serine/threonine-protein kinase, whose amino-acid sequence MAYHAGDSFAGYTIEGVLGTGGMGAVYLAKHPRLPRRDALKLLSSALFSDATYRARFEREADIAAQLIHRNIVAVYDRGSYDDQLWISMQYVAGTDASKALRDGNGPMHADRAVHIVAEVAAGLDYAHRTGLLHRDVKPANILLAPAPDRSDPEEVLLADFGIAKSMHEGSSLTGAGNLLATLAYAAPEVIEGEKVDHRADIYSLGCVLFELLTGRVPFPTTSPFATMNAQLKDDPPRPSEKVFGVPKAMDAVIGKAMAKNPAERYQSCRELSNAAREALKVSDEPSLRASPLRADTDHEVVRNSAGVRPRPPYTLIVRQFASRGGPKLELGPVDTVTVSTAERGALETLVRAARFFDLPPRLPLERVIDNDVLIEITVQSGDLSRVVGFERQGARHPHELDSLIARIEQITSWHATAAAPATASSPTTRTSSTWSPVEIIPPIGSRRRPDSGSVRSPGPMPVGRLSSIPVSQHFADGHRAPARPRTAPQSAPLPLRRADPQSAPLPPPQPASANNDRKFIAAGIIILVVLVVVAILVIALK is encoded by the coding sequence ATGGCTTACCACGCGGGCGATTCCTTCGCCGGGTACACCATTGAGGGTGTGCTCGGTACCGGAGGCATGGGCGCGGTCTATTTGGCTAAGCATCCTCGGCTGCCGCGTCGCGACGCGCTGAAGCTGCTCAGTTCGGCACTGTTCTCCGATGCGACGTACCGCGCCAGGTTCGAGCGTGAGGCAGACATCGCCGCGCAGTTGATCCACCGCAATATCGTCGCGGTATATGACCGTGGGTCGTACGACGATCAACTGTGGATCTCCATGCAATACGTCGCGGGCACCGACGCGTCCAAGGCGCTGCGTGACGGCAACGGACCAATGCACGCCGATCGCGCCGTACACATCGTTGCCGAAGTCGCCGCGGGGCTGGACTACGCGCATCGCACCGGGCTGCTGCACCGAGACGTTAAGCCCGCCAACATCCTGCTGGCCCCGGCGCCGGACCGGTCCGACCCTGAAGAAGTCCTGCTCGCCGACTTCGGCATCGCCAAGTCGATGCATGAGGGCAGCTCGCTCACCGGTGCAGGCAACCTGCTCGCGACTCTTGCCTACGCCGCGCCCGAGGTGATCGAGGGCGAGAAGGTCGACCATCGTGCGGACATCTACTCGCTCGGCTGCGTGCTGTTCGAGCTGCTTACCGGCCGAGTGCCGTTCCCGACGACCTCGCCGTTCGCCACCATGAACGCGCAACTGAAGGACGACCCTCCGCGCCCGTCAGAGAAGGTCTTCGGCGTACCGAAGGCCATGGACGCGGTGATCGGCAAGGCCATGGCCAAGAACCCTGCCGAGCGCTACCAGTCGTGCCGTGAGCTCAGCAACGCCGCACGCGAAGCGCTCAAGGTGAGTGACGAGCCTTCGTTGCGCGCCAGTCCGCTGCGTGCTGACACCGATCATGAGGTCGTGCGCAACTCGGCCGGCGTACGGCCGCGACCGCCGTACACCCTTATCGTCCGCCAGTTCGCGTCGCGGGGTGGACCGAAGCTCGAGCTCGGACCGGTGGACACCGTGACGGTATCCACGGCCGAGCGCGGGGCCCTCGAGACGCTGGTACGCGCAGCGCGCTTCTTCGACCTGCCGCCGCGGCTTCCGCTCGAGCGGGTGATTGACAACGACGTGCTTATCGAGATCACCGTGCAAAGCGGGGATCTCTCCCGAGTGGTCGGGTTTGAGCGGCAGGGGGCGCGGCACCCGCACGAGCTCGACTCGCTCATCGCTCGGATCGAGCAGATCACCTCGTGGCACGCCACCGCGGCCGCACCTGCTACGGCATCGTCACCGACCACGCGTACCTCGTCGACGTGGTCGCCGGTCGAGATCATCCCGCCGATCGGCAGTCGACGGCGCCCCGACAGTGGCAGCGTGCGATCTCCGGGACCGATGCCGGTGGGACGACTATCCAGCATTCCGGTCAGCCAGCATTTCGCAGACGGACATCGCGCCCCGGCGCGACCGCGCACCGCCCCACAGTCAGCTCCGCTGCCACTACGGCGCGCCGACCCACAGTCAGCTCCGTTGCCACCACCGCAGCCCGCATCCGCTAACAACGATCGCAAGTTCATTGCCGCTGGCATCATAATTCTGGTCGTGCTCGTCGTCGTGGCGATTCTGGTGATCGCGCTCAAATGA